A single genomic interval of Microbacterium sp. LWO14-1.2 harbors:
- a CDS encoding SipW-dependent-type signal peptide-containing protein, giving the protein MADTRRRMRERKRLRSRRIRAVLAGGLVFGVGATMTLAAWNDSEYASSTFTAGRFDIVGATDGATFSNHATAGAAAALSFAVAPTAMVPGTTTYALFSVKTATPSAAGTLQLTAGTPGGTGLAAYLTYGVRLVPTAATPSQSCTAATYAAASGASSVIVADGSALTVGGAATTSVPQVVTANGGNQLNYCVAVTLPTAAVNAAQGLTMTQTWQIQGTSS; this is encoded by the coding sequence ATGGCCGACACCCGCAGACGCATGCGGGAGAGGAAGCGACTGCGCTCCCGTCGGATCCGGGCCGTCCTCGCGGGCGGACTCGTCTTCGGCGTCGGCGCGACGATGACCCTCGCCGCATGGAACGACTCCGAGTACGCGTCGTCGACGTTCACCGCCGGACGCTTCGACATCGTGGGCGCCACCGACGGTGCGACGTTCTCGAACCATGCCACCGCCGGTGCCGCCGCAGCGCTCAGCTTCGCCGTCGCACCGACCGCCATGGTGCCCGGCACGACGACCTACGCGCTGTTCAGCGTCAAGACCGCCACCCCGTCGGCGGCGGGCACGCTGCAGCTCACCGCCGGCACGCCCGGCGGCACCGGTCTCGCCGCGTACCTCACGTACGGAGTGCGCCTCGTGCCGACGGCTGCCACGCCGAGTCAGTCGTGCACGGCCGCGACCTACGCCGCGGCATCCGGAGCCTCGAGCGTGATCGTCGCAGACGGATCGGCGCTCACGGTCGGGGGAGCGGCCACGACGTCCGTGCCGCAGGTGGTCACGGCGAACGGCGGCAATCAGCTGAACTACTGCGTCGCCGTGACGCTTCCGACGGCCGCGGTCAACGCGGCGCAGGGGCTCACGATGACGCAGACGTGGCAGATCCAGGGCACCTCGTCGTAG